One genomic window of Numida meleagris isolate 19003 breed g44 Domestic line chromosome 1, NumMel1.0, whole genome shotgun sequence includes the following:
- the LOC110404837 gene encoding LOW QUALITY PROTEIN: olfactory receptor 51H1-like (The sequence of the model RefSeq protein was modified relative to this genomic sequence to represent the inferred CDS: inserted 2 bases in 2 codons), whose protein sequence is MSGEKCGLEVIKGVCEVLASNSTKPSSLPFTLTGIPGVPPSSHWMALPLCCLYLLMLLGNSTLLWMXKTDHSLHTPMCYFLSMLSMADLGMSLSTLPTMLAAFWFKSTSIRFEECVVQVYSIHIFSTVEPRVLVAMASDRFIAICRPLHYXSVLTSPLIMKTGRAIFMQGICTVLPIAVLIRKMPFCWSPVQSHSCLHQDMPRLLCRDVQVSILYGLMAMVGEKAAGSSQGNHSDGRFRL, encoded by the exons TGTGTGAGGTGTTGGCTTCCAACAGCACCAAGCCCAGTTCCCTGCCTTTCACCCTCACTGGGATTCCTGGTGTGCCACCGAGCAGCCACTGGATGGCATTGCCTCTTTGCTGCCTCTACCTCCTCATGCTCCTGGGGAACAGCACCTTACTCTGGA GTAAGACTGACCACAGCCTCCATACACCCATGTGCTATTTCCTCTCCATGCTGTCCATGGCAGACCTGGGCATGTCTCTCTCCACCCTGCCCACCATGTTGGCCGCTTTCTGGTTTAAGTCCACCTCCATCCGTTTTGAGGAATGTGTTGTCCAGGTGTACTCCATCCACATCTTCTCCACCGTAGAGCCCAGGGTCCTGGTGGCCATGGCCTCTGACCGCTTCATTGCTATCTGCCGCCCTTTGCACT GGTCTGTGCTGACCAGTCCCCTGATAATGAAGACCGGGAGGGCAATTTTCATGCAGGGCATCTGCACCGTGCTCCCCATTGCTGTTCTCATCAGGAAGATGCCCTTCTGCTGGTCCCCAGTGCAATCCCACTCCTGCCTGCACCAGGACATGCCGAGGCTGTTGTGCAGGGATGTCCAGGTGAGCATTCTGTATGGGCTGATGGCCATG gtgggggagaaggctgctgggagcagccaagGGAATCACTCTGATGGCAGATTCAGGCTCTGA